caattttatccTTATGCTAAAttcaaatcatatattattataagtgtgaaGCTCCAAAGtagaaaagttgaattacaattttacccttatgctaaattcaaatgttattaaataaataattaattaaatagtaaatagtagaatttctataatatttttatttaattggtatACACATGTGAGTAAAttaaatagaacaaaaattaaaaataagagttATCCCTTTGAATAGATACATGTATGTGTTTCATCttccaaattaatttatatttttaattaatatttgtttttaatttgtaataatacttgacctttcaactttgtaagtgaatcttcatattccaaaactatattttttcctataaatacaaatctttctatgaaaattttctaataGTATTTTCATAGAAAGATTTATACGTGATACAATTTTTGTGTGTGGAAGACTAGAGAAGCTTTAATCAAGTGAAGAAAATTTCAAGGCAAAGAGGATTTCTGTCAAGATTACAAGGCGAATGTGATTATAGGGTTGAATAACACTTCAATTACTAGAATATCTGAGTTTGatgtatttgtttttgtaatttaCCGAGATTAGAACTGTGATAAGACCCCTCCATTTATGTAGTTGAATGTCGCTTTCGTTAACTTCTCTTCcaaaacttttaacttttttttatggtcaaaggttgaatgtttattactatagctttttttcaatttgcattatcaataaaaaacagGGAAAGGAATGTCTTAAAAATAGGGAAAGGAATGTCTTCAATTTACATTATCAATTTGCATTTTTGTTGGTAGCCTTATGCTAAACTTGCTccaatatttgatttttttttttattatttgtagttttattttaagaatgtaTTTGATTGAATGGTGTATTTTCGTATAAATTTCTTAATACTTAGTCATAATGATTTTCCATTACAGATTTAGtatatttaaattcttttatatattttattcttagatTACAGTTTTGTTTACACAGTacacttaaattttataaattgtttaataaattaaatattaatagtaaatagtaaatcatcatattagtaTACATAACTTACCATCAACTTGTAAATGTATGTGACTCTCactaattatattcattatgttcattacTCTCATTTCTCATCGATAATCTCAAAtggattaatatttatttatgacaaCTCTTTGTATTTCTCAATGTTATCCAATAATAAATAGTGACATTTcacacaataatatataaacttaaaccaattgaaaaaaatgagaaaatctcTATGCTCTCTTTTCTcgtctctttttatttatttagtttaacATTCATGTTTCTTGCTTGTTGTTATTGTACAACGTACTTTCTAttgttgtgttattattattgataatttacTATGGCCTGTTGCTTTGTATACATTAACCTATCATGTTGTATTTTAATATCTTCGTTGGAATATTGAATTTGTGTgatagttatttttactttatgcacttttagtcaattttataattaaagatGTAATATTTTTACTAGGAAGATTTATGTAGTTTCTACCGaaacaatgataaattttacgatacaaaatttatatgaagtatcttgggataaacgtgcaacgcacgttcctAAATCTAGTTATTGAAATAAAGAAGAGTCTCATGAGCAATCTCAGAAGAGGTAATGCAAACTTCCTTTTGGCTCTTTACAATAAGAAAAGAGTGTATTACCATATGCAAACTTTCCAGAGCCTGAAAATTGTTCCATGTTTTCTAAAGTGTTTTCGCTACCATGATTAATGTAATGATTTATTATGTATGAAGAACTTAATAGAAACCATATACAACATGTGACACAcctaataaaatgaaagaaggaTCTACAGGTAGAGTAATTCAAGTTTTCAATGTGAAACATTCTATATAAAACTCAGAAGACtctttaaaaaacaaaaaaaaaatatgtaaacaaTACTAAAGGAAGGTATGTACCATTCATACTAGAGATCAGCCCAATTTTGACCGAAGAAGCAGAGGAAGTGTCATCAACATGACTGAAATCGTTGATTTGCTCGCGGATAGGgatggtactgttttcttgaatGACAGGCTCTCAGAGATGAAGTGCATAGTCCAGTTTCTGCAGCACCTCACCCATTGATGGCCTGTCTACGCCAGTTTCAGCTAAGCATTTCACCGCTGTTTCTCCAAACTTCCTGAGGGAATCTGGTCTTATTTTGCCAACAAGATTGGGATCTATAATTCGTTCCAACTGTCCGTTCTTCTGACACTCCTTCGCCCATTTAACTAAGCTGACCATCTCCCTCGAACAGGTGAATCCAGCGCAAGCCTAGCACAAAGAACTTCTAATAAAACAACACCGAAAGAATTAACATCAGATTTTTCTGTCACCTGACTAGTTTGATAATATTCAGGGTCAAGGTAACCAAAAGTTCCCTTTACTATTGTGGTAACAtgggtttgatcaaacttttaTAGTTCCATTCTGAAAGTTGAATGTATATAGTTTTAGATGACTATGTCAAAGCAGCAAACTTCCTTTTTGCCTCTTTACAATAAGAAAATGTCTGAAGAACTTAATAAGAACCATATACAATATGTGTAACAGCCGGACGCAcctaataaaatgaaagaaggaTCCACAGGTAGAGCAATTCAAGTTTTCAAAGTTTAACTTTCTATATAACACtcagaaaaacaaaaatatcttaaataacAGACTCTTGGAGACGAAGTGCATACTCCAGTTTCCACAACACATCACCCATTGATGGTCTATCTTCACTAGACGGAGCTAAGCATTTTACCGCTGTTTCTCCAAACTTCCCGAGGGACTCTGGTCTTATTTTAGCTGCAAGATTGGGATCTATGATTTGTTCCAACTGTCCATTATTATGCGACTCCACTGCCCATGCAGCTAAATTAACCATCTCCCTTGGAAGAGATTGAACTATGGCAGACCTAGCACAAAGAACTTCGAATAAAACAACACCGAAAGAATAAACATCAGATTTTTCTGTGAGTCGTCCCTTTATAAAATATTCAGGGTCAAGGTAGCCGAAAGTTCCTTTCACGTCTGTGCTTACATGGGTTTGATCAAGCTCAGTCCCTTTCTTGGATATTCCAAAATCAGTAATTTTTGCCacaaaattctcatcaagcagtaTGTTTGTAGACTTGACATCACGATGTATAACTGCGCTAGTATGAAGGTAGTGTAGACCTCTGGCTGCCCCTATGCATATCTCCAGCCTCTGCTCCCAGCTCATAGTGGGTAGATCTGAGCCATACAAATGGCTCTTGAGGTTCCCATTCTCCATGTAGTCATAAATTAGAATCATCTCATTTCTTTCATCACAGAATCCTATCAATGAAACCAGATGCGGATGGCTACGGCGTGAGAGTATCTCAATTTCTGTTCGGAACGGTTCAATACTTTGTCCGGAGTCACGATTATGCCTTTTCAGGGCGACCTTTGTTCCATCACGCAAAACACCCCTGTAAACCTTCCCAAATCCACCCTTGCCATCAAAATTGTTGGTTGCTTCCTCCAAATCTACTAAAGGAAATCGATAACTTTCAAAAGGAACGAGATAACTCGAGTTTAAAGCATCATTTATGGAATTTGTTGCCTTGGAATACTTGCTTCCCATGGTTGAGACTTGAGTGCAACTAATAACCTTCAAATAACATTATTTAAGCTATCACTGAGTATAAGGTAATTTTCTGATTGTGTTTTACTATTCAGGAAAACAACTTATGGCACCTCCCAGAAATAATTTCACACAATAAGAGGATAATCTGAAATGATGAGAACAGAATATGTTGTGGGGTCCATCCAATTATTCAAAGTTTTGCTCAAATGTCTTCAATAGCTGCTAGGGTGCAAAAGGGTCAAAGAACCtttatttgtaaagaaaatatcaaagatATTTGAATTGTTGCTTTTCATtaatgacatcaataggatttatttctcttataacaccaaaaatatagagaaaatatTAGAGAACAAAGTAAGTTTATCATAgactatataagaaaatagtATGGGAAGGAAAAATACAAgatattatacataaatatgccaTTTAACTTTGTTTCGaattatatttatgtccttcaattttgggtgtgcacaagtagacacttaaacttgtataaagttgaacaaatagacacacatattctacatgtcatcctacgTGTCATCTTTTGTCCTATGTGATGTCttacgtgtattgtgtcatgtaggactcatgtgtttatttatttaaaagttggatagttaaagtgactgtttgtgcattatgaaaattggaggtcaaagttaaaatttgaagccaagtttagaattcaatatatgtattatgccaaaatAGAATATGAACAATATTTAGTGAGATGGAAAGATTATAAGAGGGTTATATTTTTTAGTGTATAATAGTCACTTTAAATATTGTACTTGTGACTTCACAGTGTAAAATTTCTTGTTATAGTGATATCAATTATTTCacataaaatttttgatttttctcattttatcctCATTATATTGatcttatataattttatgttagTCCTCATTCTTTCCAACAGACTAATATCAGAGTTGTATGCtttttttctacaaaatttgtatttttatctgTTCTGAATACACATTTGCACTTGAATACAATTTAGATGTTAGTCCTCATTCTTTCCAACAGACTAATATCAAAGTtgtatgcttttttttttatacaaaatttgtatttttatctgTTTCGAATATACATTTGCACTTGAATACAATTTAGATGATGTGATATAAATTGTAtattcactacaacaaaaacagtttttagcggcaataaattagatattaatATAGAGTGCTAAAGTGTTTaccgacattagttaagtgtcattagaaacaatatcgctaaaggctttaaagacatatacaaagagtgttagttaccgctaaaaatacaaatttagtggcaattaaaattaattgtcGTTAATGGTCATTTTTATGTAGTAATTTAAGCTAATacaatttataatacaattaagtttaaaatatatattcttttacTTTGTAATCTGATACAAACAGTGAATGATTGATAGTTttgattatttgtatattggATATTTGGAATACAGAATAATTTGAAATCCTATTAAGTTGATAATCTATAAATTAGACattgaatataatatatttttgaaatacatAACAATTAAGAAATACATTTTTTGTTTTGGAATCAATTTCTAAATTGAATGGACTTGAATTGGTTGGTAGAAAGTTTCTAATACATATTTGGATGAACTTTATTTCTATCAACTTGATTACTGTTTTAACTACTTTTAATGATGTCAAAAAGGTGAATATATTGTGTAAGGGGCGCAATCCAGTTTATTGTTGACATGGTCTATTCCTAAGTTATAAAGGAAGTGgattaatatttcatataagACACAACAAGATTAGCTAGAATTAGCTACGTTGGGTTCTTGAAGTAGATCAATTAGAGTTGGTTTAGTGGCAATAGAGTTATTGTTTAGAAGTTACTGGTAGAAGAGTTACCgtaattttctcctttcttgagCAAGAGGATTtacacgtaaaatcattgtgtttgTTTTATCTTGTCTTGTTTACTTTATGTATTTTGTCAAGGGACCGCGTCCAGTAATTATTAAAAACCCAGCAGAAACAATACGAATACAAAAGGCTACCAAAAATAGCACAAGTCCAGTTCCATTGAACTAGCAAAAAACAATAGTAACATTTTGCAGCAGTTTCATGCGCaaaatttttacatatatacaCCAAGAATTAGTAACATGACATCAATGGAATGAAGAACTTAATAGAAACCATATACAACATGTGGCACAcctaatcaaatgaaagaaggaTCCACAGGTAGAGCAATTTAAGTTTTCTATGTTAACTTTCTATATCAAATTCAGAAGACTcttgcaaaaacaaaaaatatatctttatatGATCCATCAACAAAAGTGAAATTTACAAACACTAAGGATGGTACGCACCATTTTGACTTAATGATCAACCATCAGACTTAACCAATTGCTAAAAACCCTCTATCCAGCTGCACAAAGATCATCCGGATTTGATAAGATCGTCCAGATCTGAGCATCAAATGAGACTTGCAGTCAAGGGCAGAGCTACACTTGTCTCTTACATTGaatatataaatcaaattttgacATAAGTTGAACGTTTAGTAAAGTGGTTGCAAAAAATCGATGATGTTGTGTCTTCCTCCGATGCTAGCAGCATAATAATATTCTTAAGGAAAATCCTGACTCCGCGGCCGCTTGCAGTCAGGATCATCTTAAATAACAGACTCTTGGAGACAAAGTGCATACTCCAGTTTCCACAACACATCACCCATTGATGGCCTATCTTTACCAGACAAAGCCAGACATTTTACCCCTATTTCTCCAAACTTCCTGAGGGACTCTGGTCTTATTTTAGCTGCAAGATTGGGATCTACGATTTGTTCCAACTGTCCATTATTATGCGACTTCACTGCCCAATCAGCTAAAGCAACCATATCCCTTGGAAGAGATGGTTCTATGGTAGACCTACCACAAAGAGCTTCAAATAAAACAACTCCGAAAGAATAAACATCAGATTTTTCTGTCAGCTTTTGCCGTATAACATATTCAGGGTCAATGTAGCCGTAAGTTCCTTTCACGTTTGTGCTTACATGGGTTTGATAAAGCTGATGCCATGTCTTGGATAGTCCAAAATCAGTAATTTTTGGCACAAAATTCCCATCAAGCAATATGTTTGAAGATTTGACATCACGATGTATAACTCCGTTAGTATGAAGGTAGTGTAGACCTCTGGCTGCCCCTATGCATATCTCCAGCCTCTGCTCCCAGCTCATGGAGGGTAGATCTGAGCCAGTCAAATGGCTCTTGAGGTTCCCATTCTCCATGTAGTCATAAATTAGAACCATCTCATTTCTTTCATCACAGTATCCTATCAATGAAACCAGATGCGGATGGCTACGGCGTGAGAGTATCTCAATTTCTGTTCCGAACTCTTCAATACTTTGTCGGGAGTCACGATTTTGCCTTTTCAGGGCGACCTTTGTTCCATCACGCAAAACACCCTTGTAAACCTTCCCAAATGCACCCTCTCCAATGAAAAACTTGTCATCAAAATTGTTGGTTGCTTCCTCCAAATCTTCTAAAGGAAATCGATAACTTTCAAAAGAGTTTGAAGCATCACTTATGGAATTTGTTGCCTTGGAATACTTGCTTCccattaatacataaataaatctACTAGTATTTGACAGCGCAAATTTCTACAGCAAAATCGGAAAGTTACAAGTAAATCTCATGATTCAATGAACCCTAATTGACAAAAATCTCAACTACAGTAATAACATTACCAGAGCAATGGAGATTTGGAGGAGAGACTGACAAGTTTTACTGTGCAGCTGCCTTTGCCTTTGCCTTAGGATAATTATTGCAACTTTTTTCatgttaatataataaaaaaatatattataaaatatttattaaaaagattttataattttattttaaaagtgacaaatatgataattaataaagaaatgaaGGAGTATCATTTTCCTTTTGTAGGGTTAAATTAAgaactttgactaatatttggggagttattttttatatttaattttttgttaaatattaaattaatataatttaatttaattttgaaatgtaatcaaatatatttaaaaaatgaaacataattattaaaagtGAACGATGTGAGTAGttagtttcttgaaaaattaaattcttttatCTTAAACTTTTGTTTAAACGTACAAAGGTCATATTAACTTTTAGactaaagtgaaaaaataatacttcTTCTAAATCtacaactaaatttaaattcaaactaagatttaaattatatatttaattataatttgaaagcttaaattttacatgttttacaaattttcaaactttaaatgttaaaagtttaaaaagtataagtaatttactttaaaagtttgaaaagtataattttttaactttaaaataataaaagttttaataattaattgattttaataaacttcttttaaaaaaattaatggacTTTTTCGGAATTTGGTCCGGTCCGATTCTGTACTGGTTCGCTAGCGGATCGGCACGGATAGAGTCATTCCTATTCGTAACTATCGATACATATCCGTCTCGATTCCGATACGGTTCCGGATGGTGATTTTCGGTTCTGGTTAATGTCGGTTCGATAGTCCCATTATCGGTACCGCTGCCGGCCATAATTGGGATTGACATTATATGATTTGGTCCACTATTACATGTTGTGATCATGGCATTGAGGGTAATTGATGTAGattgaattgatatgatgattatcaTGAGTATGAAGTTTATATGGGGTAGTCCTCAATTCTAATATCATGATCTAGGTGTATTAATGATGtgaagtagaatgtcttatgaaccttcaattttataataagaaaataagagtatgtcaattataaaattttctcatttttatactaaaaaaaataagaaatagtaaaattttcaataattctacgaataaatttaaactaaacaataataatatagaaaaaaatttattataatttgttatttgagaaagataacaacataaaaatgacaatattttagataatacttaaaatgaaattatcaTTCACATTATCGACTTCCAAAAATGTGGGGCGCACGTGTTAAGTCTAaaagtgttattttttttaaaaaggtgaggtacttttttaaaataaggtaaatttttttgaaattgaaacatTAATTTAAGGAATTATTTTAATTCAGTAAATAAGAATTTGTTAACGGGAAAgataatatattctttttcttagacaataaaaatatgtgttggaactaaataaatttatggtgaagattttttcctttttcttggcctttttcttttttcctttacaATTCCatgaagtttttatttttaagacaaGAGGGAGTTTCAAACGCAAGAGGAGGTCGAACATGTGGTAAACTTCTAGTCTCAATGTTAGTGGTTTGATTCACCAATACGGTAAGAAAGTGGAAGCTCCTAGGaaatgagttttatatgaaaagGTTTTTCGACCATTTTATTTAAACGTTTAAAGTGAAAGATATTTACCATCTGAGCAATCAAATATTGTCTCcgaaaatatatttatggagTTGTGATGGAAAagagtcaaaaaaaaaagtgcattTCCCAAAAAGAAACAATCTCCCCCCTAAAGTTTTTTTCTGATATGATTAGTTCTaagtttcaattttaatttttcttgtcTTCTAATTGCAATTAAGATAACTAAtccttttcatcttttatattATACTTTAACCAAATTAAGTTTAATTCCAAATTAAACTTGTATCACTACAATTATACAAGTGCAATAAAGGATCTATACTTTTGAGGATATAAAACTTTCTGTTGATAgttaagaaaagaagaagagattaatGTCATGAGGAAATGTTTCATTGTGGAAATGCAAACTTTTTtgctctttttccttttttcattcCCAACTCAACAACAAGGGGATGGCTCAAATGATAAGCATTCTTCATCTCCAATCTTAAAATTGCGCATTCGAGTCGTCTAGGAAGCAAATAGGTGAGAGCTCACAAGAGTTTAGTCCGAATAAACCCTAGAGTAGTGTTGTGAGAATGTTGGTTTGTAAGCGATTATGAAGTtgtgaagaaaaagagaaaataactCCATAATTGTTTATAGCTATGGTTCTTTTTACTAGCTAACTCAATTATAAGAGCTTCCATCTATTTGTTTCACTCAAACCCGCAAACTTGAGGTTGGTGCTCTAAGAGCTCTCATCCTTAGAGCCCTCTAAAGTTTTTAAGTAGTTGTGGAGTTGGTTTGAAGAAACCTTTTTTAATTCCGGTCCTTCTTAAAAAGCTTTCACATTTTTGCTTCTTTTGATGACTCGAACCCGTAATCTTCAGTCTGGAGGTTGAGTGTGCTTACTATGTGCGCAACCTCCTCTTATTTCCGGAGAAACCTTTACCTAGTTGTGAAGGAAAAGAGCAAATAAATCtgcatttttcaaaaaaaaataaaaattctcatTAAGTTTTTCCTGCTAATTAGCTCAAGTTTTaactttgttcttttctttgttaGTAATTAAggtaattgatattaattacaAGGGATCAAAAGAGGGAAAAAAGGAAGgattataattttaagttttttaattcaataaataagaATTTGTTAATGAAAAGAGTAAATAGATACTCTTTTAGTTAGACAATGAATGTATATATGTGTGACTTTTTTAACGATAAGATGTCAACTCTAAATCgtaaaattgaaagaaactttAAAAATTCGCATCagaggaatataaataaataacataaagaaattaatttcatgttgaagatttttttccttttgagaaACGCAATTTTTTTGCTATTTTCCTTCACAATTTCATGAAAGGTTTTTCTTTTAAGACAGAGAGTCTTGAACACAAGAGACGGTTGTTCATGTGGTAAACACCTTAATCTCCAACTTCAATGTTGTGGGTTCGAGTCGCCAACTCGGTAAGGAAGTGGAAGATCCTAGGGAATGAGCTAAAAAGATAGTCTCTAAAGAGCTCCCACCTCTATACCAAGTTTGTGATTCAAACCTACACTTTTCAGCTTGGAGATAGACGATATTTACCATCTGAGCAACCAAATCTTTTGTCCAACAATACCTTTACGgagttaaatttttttccttttataattagTTCAAGTTTCAACTTTCTTCTCATCTTACTATAATGATTAAGGTTTTGTAGTAAAGTTAATTCGAGAAACTTTTGTTAACCCCTCTTTAAGAgctctcattttaaaaatcttttagtGACTCAAATTAACCATCttaaaattaaaagtgaatGATGTTTACCATCTGAGAAACTTTCTTCTCTCCGAAGACCAAGTCTTTATGGAATTGTGGAGTTCCAACATTCTAGTCTTCTTATTGTGTGATTCAGttaaaagagattttttttaaaaaaatgattagaATTTAGTGGCAAACAGCTACTCGAACCCCTTGACCCACATTCGCAGTTAAAGGGTTGGCTATTAGTTTGTGCAGTTTAAAAAATCTTTCATTACATATGAATTTGTTATCAAAAAGagtaaatttgtttttttattagacaatgaagttatatatatatatcacctTTTTAACTATGAGTATATCACTTATACGGTATGCGATATGTAATGATATCCTTTCGGATAGAACATTGTACCAACTGGTTCGGACATCATTTTATCGCTATACTCAGTGGTAAGGATGAAGTCCGTGTGGAAAGTTTCGATAAGAAGGGGTTGTTCTTGTGTTCGAAACTCCCCTGGCCGAAAAAAAATTCTCAGAattgttttctctttttttctttttccttcacaaTTCCATAGAGGGTTTATTTTAAGATGGGGGAATTTCAAACACAAGAAGAGGTTGTTCAAATGGTAGACACCCTTCATCTCTAAGTTCAGTATTGTGGGTTCGAATCACCAACTCTGTAGAAAGTGGGAGCGAGCTCCTAGGGAATGAGTTAAAAGAAGTTTCTAAAGAGCTCCCACCTCTCTATTGAGCTGGTGACTCGAACCTGCAATCTTGATGCGGATTCGTGTCACCAATTCTATATGGTAGTAGGAGCAAACTCCTAGGAAATGAGTTAAAAGGAAAAGGTTCCTAAAGAGTTCCCACCTCCCTATTGAGCTGGTGACTTAAATCTGCAATCTTGAGCTTAAAGATGAATGATATTCTTAGTTATTCGTAAatatagttctttttttttttcaaaaaaaagacatttattttctttaactatAGTTTTTAACATTCATTTATTACATCAAAGCCACTAGATCACGACGTCTAAGGTTGACCTTAAGGTCGTTCTTCATTAATCAttcaatcatatcatcatatattattaga
The window above is part of the Solanum pennellii chromosome 5, SPENNV200 genome. Proteins encoded here:
- the LOC107018783 gene encoding receptor-like protein kinase HERK 1 isoform X5; this translates as MGSKYSKATNSINDALNSSYLVPFESYRFPLVDLEEATNNFDGKGGFGKVYRGVLRDGTKVALKRHNRDSGQSIEPFRTEIEILSRRSHPHLVSLIGFCDERNEMILIYDYMENGNLKSHLYGSDLPTMSWEQRLEICIGAARGLHYLHTSAVIHRDVKSTNILLDENFVAKITDFGISKKGTELDQTHVSTDVKGTFGYLDPEYFIKGRLTEKSDVYSFGVVLFEVLCARSAIVQSLPREMVNLAAWAVESHNNGQLEQIIDPNLAAKIRPESLGKFGETAVKCLAPSSEDRPSMGDVLWKLELALDSPVRGRWSA
- the LOC107018783 gene encoding receptor-like protein kinase HERK 1 isoform X1 gives rise to the protein MKKVAIIILRQRQRQLHSKTCQSLLQISIALKFALSNTSRFIYVLMGSKYSKATNSISDASNSFESYRFPLEDLEEATNNFDDKFFIGEGAFGKVYRGVLRDGTKVALKRHNRDSGQSIEPFRTEIEILSRRSHPHLVSLIGFCDERNEMILIYDYMENGNLKSHLYGSDLPTMSWEQRLEICIGAARGLHYLHTSAVIHRDVKSTNILLDENFVAKITDFGISKKGTELDQTHVSTDVKGTFGYLDPEYFIKGRLTEKSDVYSFGVVLFEVLCARPAIGRSHMISLAEWAVETQKMGQLEQIVDPSIVAKIRPESLRMFGETAVKCLASSSENRPSMGDVLWKLEYALHLQEPIIQDNPE
- the LOC107018783 gene encoding receptor-like protein kinase HERK 1 isoform X3, which encodes MKKVAIIILRQRQRQLHSKTCQSLLQISIALKFALSNTSRFIYVLMGSKYSKATNSISDASNSFESYRFPLEDLEEATNNFDDKFFIGEGAFGKVYRGVLRDGTKVALKRHNRDSGQSIEPFRTEIEILSRRSHPHLVSLIGFCDERNEMILIYDYMENGNLKSHLYGSDLPTMSWEQRLEICIGAARGLHYLHTSAVIHRDVKSTNILLDENFVAKITDFGISKKGTELDQTHVSTDVKGTFGYLDPEYFIKGRLTEKSDVYSFGVVLFEVLCARSAIVQSLPREMVNLAAWAVESHNNGQLEQIIDPNLAAKIRPESLGKFGETAVKCLAPSSEDRPSMGDVLWKLEYALRLQESVI
- the LOC107018783 gene encoding receptor-like protein kinase HERK 1 isoform X2, giving the protein MKKVAIIILRQRQRQLHSKTCQSLLQISIALKFALSNTSRFIYVLMGSKYSKATNSISDASNSFESYRFPLEDLEEATNNFDDKFFIGEGAFGKVYKGVLRDGTKVALKRQNRDSRQSIEEFGTEIEILSRRSHPHLVSLIGYCDERNEMVLIYDYMENGNLKSHLTGSDLPSMSWEQRLEICIGAARGLHYLHTNGVIHRDVKSSNILLDGNFVPKITDFGLSKTWHQLYQTHVSTNVKGTYGYIDPEYVIRQKLTEKSDVYSFGVVLFEALCGRSTIEPSLPRDMVALADWAVKSHNNGQLEQIVDPNLAAKIRPESLRKFGEIGVKCLALSGKDRPSMGDVLWKLEYALCLQESVI